Proteins encoded within one genomic window of Trichoderma asperellum chromosome 2, complete sequence:
- a CDS encoding uncharacterized protein (BUSCO:EOG092D0124), which translates to MVPPQRAGSFSPNPAQTLQTGSNHSPHPSHTGVLSAGASPSTSSPTGANSLTKIVVAQVYLLLSTIKEDKDRAKWELQVEQLRKLIDEHGMEVFSKYFTRLVAGNAPQIFPGLNRPVANPGNYHILVGEMRKIAHDVDQATKIAESVESGTEDIFRDFDLSTFMEHFKLDALEKTLLALAFKLGSRPDLKTKADAILSTNFPTFMDIISRPDIEAHSDLTPAFVSLIIDRFLQYYPPSFNAASRRDLQNSVAKRYLSVDQAPPSEVLAALDISRVLADRPSNSLARYIQKSGPDFTKDEESCFQFLRGRPANLQLGPEQVSAALTYATVSQTPPHDPVVLVSALLRIVPKSFDWTEVVLCFDQPSARISSAQFLRLYKALLPIAEEPAYNFDIQRLWGGSWSEPEAQLSFVSAYASLGPDQLDATTIPGLERSIKIEDYANSPPNVQERAAVVVKHPLVSVAALSAIFNVALNSVHASQSVEAKRLFQEVVVPNLDIFLVSAFEVPRQSWAVMAIDTLNSLFETFLYKRSPEYDFVLDSLWKKDKEWVVQRLIDAHAVKPVDLPLIFDHAAKHNWLEELVYLPNGFGIDLAAFAHAEGYLDLSKWAQFNAERSNEIARTLLQFLMIKANLEIQFQRPPDGQPPVKTSTSLQVRTVSALLQILEDFLPKAPVLDLILVQRHCITAYPRLINYGEGYDDIIDANGKDGNALPQAANSKMEEHYKKMYGDEIQVRTIVEILDRYKHSRDQLDQDVFACMIHGLFDEYNHYVDYPLEALATTAVLFGGIISHKLISDLPLKIGLGMILEAVRDHMPDDPMFKFGLQALMQLLVRLREWPGFCKQLLQIPGLQGTEAFKKAEEIVRDHEEELVRARNGSGTPHGVGFPIDSFANGTSDEQASIDRPAPAFTAISVDPPSADLEFEDPDDETQGKIQFVLNNITEGTLQSMCGELRDMLERRYQQWFASHLVEERAKMQPNYHHVYLELVKQFEDKTLWAEVLRETFISVSRMLNSEATLQNSTERSHLKNLGGWLGLLTLARDYPIKHRNIAFKQLLIEAHDTKRLIVVIPFVCKVLTQSASSAVFKPPNPWLMDIIHLLIELYHHAELKLNLKFEIEVLCKGLNLDHKSIEPSGEILNRPAADEPDVLIQEQLEAFESLSLNGIGSAVGPGLSPQVPTIPELGPLITIPPTNEMVVSTSRLHEIVRSALTRALQDIIQPVVDRSVTIAAISTQQMIRKDFIAEPDENRVRTSAINMVKATAGSLALVTSKEPLRANLTNYMRSLANDLPSGLPEGTIIMCVNSNLDLACSIIEKQAEERAVPEIEEMLESDLEHRRRHRIQQPNEPYHLTGINRWAMTIPSPYKIQPRPGGLNAEQMAIYEDFARQPRTTSSTVASHAPSASEATRSLANEVLQETYSALPNIPTPAETPSIQQLGAQLQQYAPVHNLAAANAMGNGRAAGFQMDVRGLADRVNKLLQELLRVAREAQEDHFVGLPRPHPVLDVVDALVQLIIKTSQNSEEFAIYAAEQISALIFQQVEDNLTLESLVHVLETLRKISGPALNSRVRSLFAQQPGPNFLSLPLLAALIRTDLLDWRNIDLAMSKVLEARKDSSLEFLEHMLDLTILNNRPIALYTDFVRTLESAWTWICEDPNSTAGQRLKSKLMGSVPSQPPQGPSSAEEQSIQQDQLEYVFEEWVHLCNNHNASTKATTIFIQQLQARHVIRSREDFLLFVRIGIDLSVERYEHILHTGAIGDAYVATDALAKFIGIFSAMHSETAVSRAAFLDSILVLVSLILNHHHVKRGEHLNQRVFFRLFSMLFHEIYSVCEELSDDDRRDVMLRVATRLESIGPQYLPGFVFGWLLLIQHRAFMPVLLQLVDNAGWKLFADLVCQLLGCLSEQLKALNVSDAGKDLSRGTVKLFVVLHHDFPDFLAANHVRFCANIPTHCIQLINTVLTATPQQNYGKPIENLKGDRLEELKTYPGLIDEAVATLTEAGLLSVLDQVFQNGPAEEAVAQIVHTITSNAPTETTFGHVAITANAEIIGAVVLYAGHHATEQPPPASGSLSISGSEPEVAMLSLLVHELPPEARYYLIASMVNQLRFPNPHTEFFSQLLQHIFGKDMNDPEETDIRQEITRILLERLVGFWPQPWGLIYTVVEICKNERNMFFELPFIRSTPEVAERFASVLQRV; encoded by the exons ATGGTCCCTCCACAAAGAGCGGGATCATTCTCACCAAATCCTGCGCAGACTCTTCAAACTGGCAGTAACCACTCACCCCATCCATCGCACACTGGTGTCCTCAGTGCTGGCGCAAGCCCCAGCACAAGCAGTCCAACGGGGGCCAACTCCCTGACGAAAATTGTCGTCGCCCAAGTCTATCTCTTGCTCAGCACTATCAAGGAGGATAAGGATCGTGCCAAGTGGGAGCTGCAAGTCGAGCAATTACGAAAG CTCATCGATGAACACGGCATGGAGGTCTTTTCCAAATACTTCACCCGGTTGGTGGCGGGCAATGCACCCCAGATATTCCCGGGCCTTAATAGGCCCGTCGCCAACCCTGGCAATTACCACATCCTCGTCGGTGAGATGCGCAAGATAGCACATGATGTCGATCAAGCCACAAAAATTGCAGAGTCGGTGGAAAGTGGCACGGAGGACATATTCCGCGACTTCGACCTGTCAACGTTTATGGAGCACTTCAAGCTCGATGCCTTGGAAAAGACTTTGTTAGCTTTGGCATTTAAGCTTGGATCTCGCCCTGACTTGAAAACGAAAG CGGATGCCATCCTGTCCACCAACTTTCCGACCTTCATGGACATTATCTCTCGACCGGACATTGAAGCCCACTCTGACCTAACGCCCGCCTTTGTATCACTTATTATCGACAGATTTTTGCAATATTATCCTCCGAGCTTCAATGCAGCCTCCCGCCGAGACCTCCAAAATTCGGTTGCCAAGCGCTATTTGTCTGTGGATCAAGCACCCCCTTCCGAAGTGCTGGCAGCCCTCGATATCAGCAGAGTTTTGGCTGACCGGCCTTCTAATTCTTTGGCTCGCTACATTCAAAAGTCTGGGCCGGACTTTACAAAGGATGAAGAATCGTGCTTCCAGTTCCTGCGGGGTCGTCCGGCTAACCTCCAGCTCGGCCCTGAGCAGGTTTCTGCGGCACTCACATACGCTACAGTCAGCCAAACGCCCCCGCACGATCCTGTTGTCCTCGTCAGTGCGCTCCTCCGTATTGTGCCTAAATCTTTCGATTGGACCGAAGTGGTCCTTTGTTTTGACCAACCCTCGGCACGTATCTCTTCTGCTCAGTTCTTACGGCTTTATAAAGCTCTTTTACCTATTGCTGAGGAGCCGGCGTATAATTTCGATATTCAGCGGCTGTGGGGTGGCTCTTGGAGCGAGCCAGAGGCACAGCTGTCTTTCGTCAGCGCCTACGCTTCCCTGGGGCCTGATCAGCTCGACGCTACCACGATCCCCGGTCTCGAACGGAGCATCAAGATTGAAGACTACGCAAACTCTCCCCCCAATGTGCAGGAACGTGCAGCTGTTGTCGTCAAGCATCCACTCGTATCTGTAGCGGCACTGTCGGCAATTTTTAATGTTGCTCTCAACTCTGTCCACGCATCCCAGAGCGTCGAAGCAAAGCGACTATTCCAAGAGGTTGTCGTCCCGAACCTCGACATTTTCTTAGTCTCCGCCTTTGAGGTTCCCAGACAATCTTGGGCAGTCATGGCCATTGATACACTGAACTCCCTTTTTGAGACGTTTTTATACAAGCGCTCACCAGAATATGACTTTGTGCTCGATAGCCTTTGGAAGAAGGACAAAGAGTGGGTTGTGCAGCGACTCATTGACGCGCATGCAGTTAAGCCTGTAGATCTTCCGCTCATCTTCGACCATGCAGCCAAACATAACTGGTTGGAAGAGCTGGTTTATCTTCCAAACGGATTCGGCATTGATCTTGCAGCCTTTGCTCATGCGGAGGGCTACTTGGACTTGTCGAAATGGGCCCAGTTTAATGCCGAGCGAAGCAACGAGATTGCTCGAACTTTGTTGCAGTTCCTTATGATCAAGGCAAATCTAGAGATCCAGTTCCAGCGACCGCCAGATGGCCAGCCACCTGTGAAAACCAGTACCAGTCTCCAGGTGCGAACTGTTTCGGCATTGCTGCAGATACTCGAGGACTTCCTTCCCAAAGCACCAGTGCTCGATCTCATTCTCGTACAGCGTCACTGCATTACCGCATACCCTCGCCTAATCAACTATGGGGAAGGATACGACGACATCATTGATGCAAATGGAAAGGATGGGAATGCTCTGCCGCAAGCAGCCAATAGTAAGATGGAGGAGCATTATAAAAAGATGTACGGTGATGAGATCCAAGTTCGCACAATCGTGGAGATATTGGATCGCTACAAGCATTCGCGGGACCAACTCGACCAGGATGTATTTGCCTGCATGATTCATGGCTTGTTCGACGAGTACAATCATTATGTCGACTATCCCCTTGAAGCACTTGCCACAACCGCGGTTCTCTTTGGAGGAATCATCTCTCACAAGTTGATTTCTGATCTACCCCTGAAGATCGGTCTCGGGATGATTTTAGAGGCAGTAAGAGATCACATGCCCGATGATCCAATGTTTAAATTTGGTCTTCAAGCCTTAATGCAACTTTTGGTGCGTCTCCGGGAATGGCCAGGGTTCTGCAAACAGCTACTTCAAATCCCTGGCCTTCAGGGAACCGAAGCGTTCAAAAAGGCAGAAGAGATTGTTCGAGATCACGAAGAGGAGCTTGTACGTGCTCGTAATGGATCAGGCACCCCGCATGGAGTAGGGTTTCCCATTGATTCATTTGCAAATGGAACTAGCGATGAACAAGCCAGCATCGATCGCCCGGCGCCCGCGTTCACAGCTATCAGCGTTGATCCGCCATCCGCTGATCTCGAATTCGAGGACCCAGATGACGAGACCCAGGGCAAGATCCAGTTCGTTCTCAACAACATCACCGAAGGCACTTTGCAGTCGATGTGCGGCGAGCTTCGCGATATGCTCGAACGAAGATACCAGCAATGGTTTGCTAGTCACCTCGTTGAGGAACGTGCCAAAATGCAGCCCAATTATCACCATGTGTATCTGGAACTCGTCAAACAGTTTGAAGACAAAACTCTCTGGGCCGAGGTTCTCCGCGAGACGTTTATCAGTGTATCTAGGATGCTAAACTCTGAAGCGACTCTGCAGAATTCCACGGAGAGATCACATCTCAAAAATCTCGGAGGGTGGCTTGGTCTCTTGACCCTTGCCAGGGACTATCCGATTAAGCACAGAAACATTGCGTTCAAACAGCTTCTTATTGAGGCGCACGATACCAAACGCCTCATTGTCGTTATCCCCTTTGTTTGCAAGGTGTTAACTCAAAGTGCAAGCTCAGCAGTTTTCAAACCTCCCAACCCCTGGTTGATGGACATCATTCACTTGTTGATAGAGCTCTACCACCATGCGGAACTGAAGCTTAATCTTAAATTCGAGATTGAGGTCCTATGTAAGGGCTTAAACCTGGATCATAAGAGCATTGAGCCGTCTGGAGAGATTCTCAACCGGCCCGCTGCAGACGAGCCAGATGTGCTTATTCAAGAGCAGCTCGAAGCCTTTGAGAGCTTATCGCTGAACGGAATCGGATCGGCGGTCGGGCCTGGCTTGTCTCCTCAAGTTCCAACCATTCCGGAGCTTGGACCTCTCATCACTATTCCCCCCACCAACGAGATGGTcgtcagcaccagcaggcTGCACGAAATCGTTCGATCAGCTCTCACTCGCGCTCTCCAGGATATTATACAACCAGTCGTCGATAGATCCGTCACTATTGCTGCGATATCAACCCAGCAGATGATTCGGAAAGATTTCATTGCCGAACCGGATGAAAACCGCGTACGAACTTCCGCTATCAACATGGTGAAGGCTACCGCCGGCAGCCTAGCTCTCGTTACGTCTAAGGAACCTCTAAGAGCAAACTTGACCAACTACATGAGGAGCCTTGCCAATGATCTGCCGTCGGGTCTCCCTGAAGGTACCATCATCATGTGTGTCAACTCCAATCTCGACTTGGCTTGCAGCATCATTGAGAAGCAGGCTGAAGAGCGAGCGGTGCCAGAGATTGAAGAGATGCTGGAAAGCGACCTGGAACACAGGAGGCGGCACCGTATCCAGCAGCCAAATGAGCCCTACCACCTAACGGGAATAAACCGATGGGCCATGACAATTCCGAGCCCTTACAAGATACAGCCGAGACCTGGTGGCCTCAATGCCGAACAGATGGCGATTTACGAAGACTTTGCGAGACAGCCTCGCACCACTTCTTCCACAGTGGCATCCCATGCGCCATCTGCATCAGAAGCTACAAGATCGCTGGCAAATGAGGTTCTACAAGAGACCTACAGTGCCTTACCGAACATCCCCACGCCCGCCGAGACACCTTCAATCCAACAACTGGGcgcgcagctccagcaatATGCCCCTGTTCATAACCTTGCCGCTGCCAACGCGATGGGCAACGGACGAGCTGCCGGGTTTCAAATGGATGTTCGAGGTCTGGCAGATCGAGTCAACAAGCTGCTACAGGAGTTACTGCGCGTGGCTAGAGAAGCTCAGGAGGACCACTTCGTCGGCCTGCCTCGACCTCATCCTGTTCTTGACGTTGTCGATGCCCTTGTACAGCTCATCATTAAGACGTCCCAAAACTCAGAAGAGTTTGCCATTTATGCCGCCGAGCAGATCAGTGCCCTCATCTTCCAGCAGGTTGAGGACAACTTGACGCTTGAGAGTCTTGTGCACGTGCTAGAGACTCTGAGGAAGATCTCTGGCCCTGCCCTGAACAGCCGAGTTCGCTCTCTGTTTGCCCAACAGCCCGGGCCAAACTTTTTGAGTCTTCCTCTGCTCGCAGCACTAATTCGGACCGATTTGCTCGACTGGAGAAACATTGACCTCGCAATGTCAAAGGTCCTAGAAGCTCGCAAGGACAGCTCACTAGAGTTCCTCGAACATATGCTCGACCTCACAATTCTCAACAACAGACCAATTGCATTGTATACTGACTTTGTACGCACTCTCGAGTCAGCCTGGACGTGGATATGCGAAGACCCCAACTCTACCGCTGGCCAGCGGCTCAAGAGCAAGCTGATGGGCTCGGTTCCTTCTCAACCTCCTCAAGGCCCGTCTAGCGCCGAGGAACAGTCGATCCAACAAGACCAGCTAGAGTACGTTTTCGAGGAGTGGGTTCACCTATGCAACAATCATAATGCCTCAACCAAAGCTACGACTATCTTTATCCAGCAGCTACAGGCGAGGCATGTCATCCGCAGTCGTGAGGACTTCCTCTTGTTTGTGCGCATTGGTATCGATCTCTCGGTTGAGCGATATGAACATATTCTACACACTGGGGCTATTGGCGATGCGTATGTCGCAACGGACGCGCTGGCAAAGTTCATCGGCATCTTCTCTGCCATGCACTCCGAGACGGCTGTGTCCCGCGCCGCCTTTTTGGACTCGATTTTGGTATTGGTCTCCTTGATACTCAACCACCATCATGTGAAGCGAGGGGAGCACCTGAATCAAAGAGTCTTCTTCCGCCTCTTTTCGATGCTTTTCCACGAGATTTACTCCGTCTGCGAAGAGTTGTCGGATGACGACCGCCGCGACGTTATGCTGAGAGTTGCTACCAGACTTGAGAGCATCGGCCCACAGTATCTACCCGGATTTGTATTCGGATGGCTGTTGCTTATCCAGCATCGGGCCTTCATGCCTGTTCTGCTACAGTTGGTAGACAACGCAGGATGGAAGCTTTTCGCAGACCTTGTCTGCCAGCTACTTGGCTGCTTGAGCGAGCAGCTGAAGGCGCTCAACGTCAGCGACGCCGGCAAAGATCTCTCCAGAGGTACGGTGAAACTGTTTGTGGTCCTGCATCACGATTTCCCAGACTTTTTGGCAGCCAACCATGTCAGATTCTGCGCCAACATACCGACGCACTGTATTCAGCTAATCAACACGGTTTTGACTGCGACTCCCCAGCAAAATTACGGCAAGCCTATCGAGAACCTTAAAGGCGATcggctggaggagctgaaaaCATATCCCGGCCTCATCGATGAAGCAGTTGCAACTCTGACGGAGGCTGGCCTATTGAGCGTGCTTGATCAGGTTTTCCAAAACGGCCCTGCGGAAGAAGCAGTGGCACAGATTGTACACACTATCACGTCCAATGCACCCACTGAGACCACGTTCGGGCATGTAGCTATCACAGCGAACGCTGAGATCATTGGTGCGGTTGTGCTGTATGCCGGTCACCACGCTACCGAGCAGCCACCTCCAGCGAGCGGCTCACTGTCTATCTCAGGGAGCGAACCAGAGGTTGCGATGCTATCCCTTTTGGTGCACGAGCTACCTCCGGAAGCTCGTTATTACTTGATAGCCAGCATGGTGAACCAATTAAGATTCCCCAATCCTCATACTGAGTTCTTCAGCCAACTGTTACAACACATCTTTGGGAAAGATATGAACGATCCTGAAGAAACAGACATTCGTCAAGAGATAACGCGAATTCTCTTGGAGCGACTGGTGGGATTCTGGCCCCAGCCCTGGGGACTTATCTACACTGTTGTAGAAATATGCAAGAACGAGAGAAATATGTTCTTTGAGCTCCCCTTTATAAGATCAACCCCAGAG GTTGCTGAACGGTTCGCCTCAGTGCTTCAACGGGTATAG